A stretch of Candidatus Methylomirabilota bacterium DNA encodes these proteins:
- a CDS encoding Gfo/Idh/MocA family oxidoreductase, giving the protein MVLTSEEVAIGRRNFIKAMAGVPPLLAFGAAAALRGPIRGGPVKAGFIGPGSQGKVLLGQCSKDFIDLRAVCDINPQRLDEAADSLVKVGWAPPRKYEDWREMLAKEDLEAVLIATPLWCHAEMTVGCLEAGKHVLVEKMMAYDMEGCRQMAAAARKHGKLLEVGYNRFYDPSYQAAYDHVIRPGLLGEIHHVRLMYHRNRSWRRDTKPPSADYSPARWGYPTWDHLVNWRLYRKYSQGLVAELGGHQISTASLFLDASPTAVIGSGGIYRFKDREVNDHVFVTLEYPQGRTVTFSSIESNDFDHITEQFMGTRGTLVIGREGEVLLFGGGDEGKKI; this is encoded by the coding sequence ATGGTGCTCACTTCCGAAGAAGTCGCGATCGGCCGCCGTAACTTCATCAAGGCGATGGCGGGGGTGCCTCCCCTCCTGGCCTTCGGGGCCGCTGCCGCCCTGCGCGGCCCCATCCGGGGCGGGCCGGTCAAGGCCGGCTTCATCGGACCCGGCTCGCAGGGCAAGGTCCTCCTTGGCCAGTGCAGCAAGGACTTCATCGATTTGAGGGCCGTGTGCGACATCAACCCCCAGCGCCTGGACGAGGCCGCCGACAGCCTCGTGAAGGTGGGCTGGGCTCCTCCGCGGAAATACGAGGATTGGCGGGAGATGCTGGCGAAGGAGGACCTCGAGGCCGTCCTCATCGCCACCCCGCTGTGGTGCCATGCCGAGATGACCGTGGGTTGCCTGGAAGCGGGCAAGCACGTGCTGGTCGAGAAGATGATGGCGTACGACATGGAGGGATGCCGTCAGATGGCGGCGGCCGCCCGCAAGCACGGGAAGCTGCTCGAGGTGGGCTACAACCGCTTCTACGACCCAAGCTATCAGGCCGCCTACGACCACGTGATCCGCCCGGGCCTCCTGGGCGAGATCCACCACGTCCGGCTCATGTATCACCGGAACCGGTCCTGGCGACGGGACACCAAGCCTCCGTCCGCGGACTACAGCCCCGCCCGCTGGGGGTATCCGACCTGGGACCACCTGGTCAACTGGCGCCTGTACCGAAAGTACTCGCAGGGGCTGGTGGCGGAGCTGGGCGGCCACCAGATCAGCACGGCGAGCCTCTTCCTCGACGCTTCGCCCACCGCGGTGATCGGCAGCGGCGGCATCTATCGCTTCAAGGACCGCGAGGTCAACGACCACGTCTTCGTGACCCTCGAGTATCCCCAGGGTCGGACGGTCACGTTCTCCTCGATCGAGTCCAACGACTTCGACCACATCACCGAGCAGTTCATGGGCACCCGCGGCACCCTGGTGATCGGACGCGAAGGCGAGGTGCTGCTCTTCGGGGGAGGAGACGAGGGCAAGAAGATC